The Periplaneta americana isolate PAMFEO1 chromosome 2, P.americana_PAMFEO1_priV1, whole genome shotgun sequence genome has a window encoding:
- the Vha14-1 gene encoding V-type proton ATPase subunit F codes for MALHSAIKGKLVSVIGDEDTCVGFLLGGVGEINKNRHPNFMVVDKNSSVSEIEECFKRFVRRDDIDIILINQNVAEMIRHCIDSHTQPVPSVLEIPSKDHPYDASKDSILRRARGMFNPDDFK; via the exons ATGGCTCTTCATTCGGCTATAAAGGGGAAACTTGTTTCAGTTATTGGTGATGAA GATACATGCGTGGGATTTCTTTTGGGAGGTGTTGGAGAGATAAACAAAAACAGGCATCCAAATTTTATGGTAGTTGACAAGA atAGCAGTGTGAGTGAAATTGAAGAATGCTTCAAACGATTTGTAAGAAGAGATGACATAGACATCATTCTCATCAATCAAAAT GTAGCTGAGATGATTCGCCACTGTATTGACAGCCACACGCAACCTGTTCCATCAGTCCTCGAGATTCCATCAAAAGATCATCCTTATGATGCCAGCAAGGATTCTATTCTGCGTAGAGCTAGG GGAATGTTCAACCCAGATGATTTTAAGTAA